The Magnolia sinica isolate HGM2019 chromosome 3, MsV1, whole genome shotgun sequence genome includes the window accaaattaattaagggaaggtacatatatcaattaaaataatGGACGGTCAGATATTTTTACCTAGTGGTGATTAGTTGATTGAATGGCCAGTTATGATGGATAAGTTAAAATACTCGAATATATGATGATTCTGTCTTAAAAATTAATGTTTAGATGACTTCATCTATAGATGAAGATTTTTTCCAATGGTCATTTAGATGTAAGGTTACGATAtgctaaattggtatcgtacacgtGTACAtgctaagttaaatttcatgataatacTTAAGAATTTTCAATACTTAGGTATTAAAAATTTCGAGGTGTTACACATGCCTCCTTAAGATAGTACATCTGGTGGTCACCTTTTGATGGGCATCTTTTAGCGAAGAAAGCAATTTTGTTGTCTTTTATACTACCATCAAgcctaaatttaaaaataaaataaaagaaaaacaagacCTTCCATTTTGTGAGGGACCACTATTGTGGCTCTggaatgaaatttcagtcaaaatTCATAGGTCGTGCATCTTGTAACTCAttttggatcaaaagttatagttgaTTTATTTTTCGCACTTTAAATGACAATTTTTCTCAATCTAGAATGAATTGCTCTAATATTACGGATGTGCCTGGGGGCTAGTTACATCATGGCCCACGTAAGACTAGGCCCATATCTTATGGATTATATCCACTTCCATTTaggccttttttggtccatctgGGCCAGGAATAGGTTTGCGGCCTGCTCTGCATCACAAGATCTCAACATTTCATTTGGATTTTTTTATAATCATAGAAAAATGATATTATCACAAATGAGATTCACGGAGAATGGTGTTATTGGATCCTTAAGAAAAGTAAGTTTCTACTATGTTTGAACCTGAAAATCCAATAATAAATATACAATTAGATAAGTGTAatttttcatacatggtaaatGTAAGCTAAGAtgcttaatttgaattaattttattCCACATGCAATCTCTTTGTGCCTACGTATCATCGACCACAATCAGCCATAGTATGGAAGTTTCTCTCGTTCACTTCTTTTGTTATAGATGTAACATGATGCCTTcagatttcatcttgttaattTGAATaagatttcctattttctaaaataatatcttcttttatatttgattttgacatGAATTCTAAATACATGTCCAGATTTAGTACAGTTCGATGTTTAGTCGTAAATGAGTCAGGATTCACTGGATCTGAAGCCGCCTTAAAGAAGAAGTAATCACCCACAACGCTATATGCTAAGTCAAAATGCTCTTTCTATATCAACGTTGTAAGatctctataaggtgggcctacatcgatgaatggtccagattgtcTTGTAGACTGGATGATGCATACGGGTATACCAGTGGACCCCATTGTGTTGTGATTTCAGAATAGTCTGTGTAAGGGGTTAGAATGCCATAGATGTGGTTACGCTCACAACAGTTTATGTTCTACTAGGATTCTGAAAGTGTGGAGCCATGTGAAGAGatttgtgatgggtttcaaactctcttcacCACAACTATATAACAAGTGCTAGGTCCCCGATCCAACACACAAGTCAGAAACGTAAGTCCCATCTAAAATTTGAATTCAGGTGCAAGGAGAGGAAGATCTGGTATTCTATTAGAAGATCTCTTATTCTATTATTCTTAGCAATGGCGTCTCAGTTAGGTAAGTCATCCGAACCCTAGATCTCCATATCCTATGCACAGGTAGATCTCTGGAATTTCCGCATCTAGATAATctaacagttggtatcagagccacaaTGCAAAGGCATGGATGATTAGATACAGATCCATCCATTAGAGATTCATATTCAAGATCAGAGTTTTGATGCCCAAATCGGGcaaattagaattttgaattttgaatcagATTAGGGATTTTCATTCCCACATCCGgtattagggatttcgaattcaaatccccaaatctagatgttaattagggattttttgaATCCCACAGAggcaaattagggatttttcgaaaccctaaatccagttaattagggattttttgaAACCATAAATCCATTTgagattagggattttgaatccttGTATCTAGTAGTCAACTAGAGATTTCGAAAACCTAAATCCCTATTTGGGAATTACAGATTCTATTTCTCATTGGAGATTTTGGATTTCAAATCTCAGATTGGCAATTAGGGGAATTCCAGATTAGCCCCAAATCTAGACAACCAACTAGGGATTTTGAATCCCGTCCAGATTCGAATCAGGGATTTCGAACCTCAAATTCAAGAATGGGCATTCAGATTTCGAAACCCTAAATCCaggaaattagggattttttaTCCCAACATCATCATTAGGGACTGTGATTCCTTAATTGGAATTGGGTATTTCGTACCCTTAGCTTCATCATTGGCGAAGATAGCCATGGGTACATTGACCATCTACGATAGCGTCTATGGAAGTCGCCGGCCGCGCTTCTCCACTACAGCCATGGATTCCGGCCATCCTCAACCATATCACACTAGTTAATGTCGACTTCCATGGATGTCCAGGGTGCTAGAGTTGTGCAGGAGGTTGCATCGACGATCTTCCTTCTTGGTAGAGGCGACTCCTGTCATAGAAGGGACGGCTATGAGAATAGGGCATTCTACCCCTTTGAGTCGAGAACAGGagtttttttcccctttattCCATCGGGTTAGCGGACTCGATTGCAGTTGATTCGGATCCGCTTGTGGACCCGCAAAACGGGAACCACCTATGTCTaaatcttgttgggcttgacactGTTATGGGCCCATTATGCATATCTTGGGCTGTTCAACCATATTTCCCAcaccactaatgggcctcatcagcAGGCAATGCGTATGAATCTTGGTTGAGGCCCATCTTTTGAACCATGTGGTTCACATTCAATTCAGATCATATCCATGGCCCCCTGTTTGAGTTTATGACCTATTAAGATTTGTTTTGGGTCCATTTTGGCCTTTTAGGCTGATCCTTAATTTAGATTTGGACTTAAATTGGGTCTGTCTAGCCACTCATCTTAGAGACCGCCTCATGGGCCCACTTCAGTTAATTTTGGGCCCAATTAAGGCCTGACAGTTGACCAAATGAAGCTCCTAATTTAGTCCCATGCCTATTTTGATTCACCCCATATTTAGCACATGTTGGATACTCATTTAATGTTTGGGCCTTCCCTTTAGGGCCAAGTTTGATATGCACTTCCTAGATTTGAGTTGTCTGTTTAGTTTAAAATGGGCATATAATCTGGCTCATTCACTAGATAGGACAATAATGAATATGAACCTTTCACATATGGATCTTAAGTATTGGATCTGATATGTCCATCTTATGGACACTAATGTAAggatctaaccgtccatctgaaTCGTTCCATAACCTACTTATCTATCATGAGAATGTCAGGAGCTCAATTAGTTATGCTCATTTGAACAAGTACAGACCATATAAGAGTCCTAATTTGGCCCTATTATTGACCTATCACCCATCCTTAGGagttgatatggaccgttggaatataTGGTGTGAAACCTATTCGTATGTTTCACTTTAAGGTTCCTTTATTTTCTAAAAGGTCAGTACCAATTAACTTATGGGCTGCATCagactaattaagatataatccattgaAAGGAAAGACTATAATCGCGATGCTAAGTTTATATTTGTAatgttggattcggttgtgttagccaccatagtgacctcaatcgatgaaaattttacaagtacagacttgtaacattgggataaggaggattgcatacagttgcattcacattttcatgcatatggtaacgaaaacacagacgattaaCATCTGGCAGTCacatgaacgggtgaagtaaatgatgTTGGTAATGTAAGGTTGAAAGACttatctcacccacaggtgttgagtgtctcaactTTAAATAATTGACattacttagcttcatgttcaggaggatcaccagcatgttattattaccacccacaggaggaatgatgatgatgtaacagattctcaccaggatgtgatggttgggcccatcttcatcttggatgattcagttgatgactcccttagcaactgaattgattaatttTAGTCCGATATTTagttttattcatgaattgttcTATGTAAAACAATCtgctaatgtgagtatattttgCAACCAGTTAAAATTCCAAACTCAAACGCATCTAGTTCCCATCCTAATCGTATCCGATTATGTTCAATAAATAGAGTCCATAGAGACAGTTCTGCGATGATTACAATTAGATATTACTCTAGAAAATTCTGAACTATCAGTCAGAATTTTGATCTTATAACCTCAGGACATGTACCTGAACATAATGGAAATAGAAAAAGGAAACATGGTTCTAACGAGGGATCCTCAGGACCTCACGATCTCCAGGTTCTCCAGTTGAAAACCGACCTAGGAATGTATCGAGAATCGCAAGCGGGCTAAAGGGGATAATTGCTTCTTTTACAAGAAGTCGAGCCATCAAAAGAAAGACTGCGTAAAGTATAAGGAATGGCTCATAAAGAAGGGTAATAATtttgttctagtttgttttaaatCTAATCTAATTGATGTGTCGGTGAATTCTTGGTGGATAGATTTGGAAACCACTATTCACATATATACTTCTATACAGGACTTACTACagaccaggccaccaactgatgaaAAACACTCAGTATACATAGGTAATGGTATTAAAGTCAACGTAGAGGCAATATGAGTCTATAAGCTTATGTTAGAGTTTGTTTGTTTATTGGATttggtagatacattttgtgtgccttctataaggcGCAATCCAATCTCTATTTCTCATTTGGATAAATTGAGATATTCATTCCAATTTGAGAATAAAGGATTTAGTATTTaccttaattcgattaaagttagcACAGACTCTTTGGTGAACAACCTATACCAGCTAGACTTAATTGCCTCACATGTCTATAATGGTGATGGCTTGTATGGAAATAAAGTATAATCCAAGCAaaggctagactatgagaattccttcATGTTGTGGCACGGGCGTATatgtcatatatctcgtgagagattagacagacttgtgcgagaagaaattctacattctctagacttcttcaactataaagtgtgcattgattgcataaaaggaaaacaaaccagaactagaaagaaaggtgcaacaagGAGTGTAGGTctcttagaggtgatacataTGGACTTTTTCGGACCATTCCCTACGGCTTCATGGAGTGGACATAAacattttattacctttatagatgactactctcgtttcaggtacctctaccttatcaatgagaaatcagatgccttggatgcttttaagatctataaggccgaagttgaaaatcaactcgatacaaagattaaagttgtcagatctgaccgtggtggtgaaaaCTATGGTAGATATGATAAATCAGGTCGCAATCCAGGGCTATTCACTAGATATCTATaagattgtggcattgtcgcctagtacactatgcctggtacttcgaagcagaatggtgtggctgaaagacgcaatcgcacccttatggatatggtacgAAGCATAGTTAGTAATTCGATATTGctagaatctctgtggggtgatgcgatcaaaattgCAATTCATATACTTAATAGGGTCCCCAGTAAAgaagtaagcaaaactccttttgagttatgAAATGGGAGAAAACCGAGTCtctgatatctacatgtttggggttgtcctgctgaggccgaaatttataacccgcatgaaaagcaTCTCGATCCTAGAACCGTAAGTTATTTCTTCATTGAAtatccagaaagatcaaaaggctatcgattctaatGACCTTCCCACTTTGTCAagattgttgagactgagaatgcCAAATTCATTGAGGAcattgaaaacagtgggagcacaaaCATTAGAAGTTttatatttgaggaacaaaggactatgACTCCAGTCATAGTCATTCAAGATTATGTGGATATTAATGATGTAGTTGATcctgcagtcactgcagaacaCCATATAGAACCTCATGTACAAActactgatgaggaaaatcaaaatcacacccaacaagatgaaccattgagaagatttgaaagagagagaaggtttgtaaatcgagacgattacatcgtatacttacaggagcatGATTTtaacataggggtggaaaaagaTCCTGAATCCTTTCCACAAGTTAAACAAAGTACTAATCATTTtcgttggtttgatgccataAAAGATGAGTTAAAATCCATGAGGGACAATAAAGTATAGGATCTTGTTGAGTTACACActagaataaggccgattggtggtaaatggatatttaaaaccaaacgggactccaaggcactaccaaaaaagggacaaaggatacagaccacgttagttttttgctatggatataaaccttagctgtagttactacggttttaatccgtagcaaaaaagtTGACACatcattaataattaatggtgttgtaaggggctctatggggcctaaacaaaactatatgttctatctaagccatccatataTTTGGAAATATTATGTTAGAGgatgaaataaaaaattagctagatcgaatgctcaagtggaccacacggtaggaaatatggatattaaatcacatttgcttcttatggtgtggtccacttgagccttcaatctatctTAAATTtggtatcatgaactaaaataatttaataaaattatggacaggaatggataaaccaaatacatcatggtggaccccacggagcccCTATCAGGGCCGTCTATGTCCGTTCGTGAGACagacgcccaaatttgggcgcacgctcaaaacagagtcactctctctctctctctctctctctctctctctctcttagttccGCATTCCCTAATCTCctttccctaatcctctctctccctcctgatctttgctccatctctctcattctcctcccctCTCTagcgctctctctccctctctctgaatCTTTTTTCTTGCTTCTGCTGGATTTCATTTCTAGAGTCTCTACTCCTTCTGGATTTATTCTTGCTTCTTTTGGAGGTTGACACTGCTGCCTTTTTCAGGTTGGATCCTATGGCAAggacaaatctctctctctctctctctctctctctctctctctctctctctctcaattatttTAAGAGAATTTCTATTCAGTAGTTATCTGTATTTTCAAATTCAtagaaatagttttttttttttttttccatatgggAAGTGGACAAAATTTTGGGGTTTTGAGATGCTGATTGGTTAAATGAATGGCAATGTGATGGGTTGGTGGATGCATAATTCAGCGGTGGTGATTGTTTTGGGCTGGACGGTTTTGATGTTTCTGGATGGGATTGGTTTTAAATTGAATTGGTGCTGATAGAGATTCTGTTGTGGTGTTAGTAGATTATTGCATTTTTTGAAATTGAAATATTGGGATTTGGTGAGAATTTTAATTCAAAAATTTTGGGGTTTTGGGACGTTAATTGGTTAGATGAAGTGGTGTGTTTTTGTACATTGTGTGGGAATGTGATTGGTTAGAGGAGATTTGGCGCGGTCAGAGATTTACATAGACACAAAGGGGGTTCGACAGGAAAGCCATTTCGATCCATGTGTAATTGAGCGGTTGTGATTGTTTGGGACGAACAGTTTTGATGTTTCCAGGTGGGGTTGCTTTAGGATTGAATTAGTGCTGCTAGAGATTCTGTCACACTGTTTTGCATTTTTCTGAAATTCCAATTTCGGGATTTGGAACTTTGCCTATTTTGCCTGTTTATTCTTCTTTAATTCTTGCTTTGTTTCCAATTCCATGTTTTGATGCTAATGAGGTGAATCTGAGATGGTTCTTTCAATGCATGTTCCTAATCTGACTTTAGaagcttttgaattttccatgAAATTCCTTTTGTGAAAAGATTGCAAATTGGTTTTGCTTTGATGATTTTGCCTTGTGATTGTTGGGTATTTTCCCTTTGGAAAGTTCGATGTTTGTATTTCTCATGTGTGTATCTTCTATCAAATacatacatttttttaatttgttttatcCCCTGTATACAACTTTACCGAGTCCCATGACATCTCTATTGTCCATGTGGCACTAGCCTAAggtgatcaggaccattgatttTGTAGTATGCCaaatggatgggccatatcccTATAATCCAGGGGACTGGTTTGTAGTAGCCATCCGATCTGAGGCCTGAAAATGTGACTGTCTGCTATAAATCAGCCAACCATCCTCTCAACATGCAAAGCTCACAACAAATGGGTGGTCAGAGTTGTCCAATCTTATGGAGTTCCTCTTAAAATTGCAGCATTTATGTAGCTTGCTAGTAGGAATCAAATTCTTACAATTGACAATTTTCGGAAAAGAGTAATGATATTGCCAAATGTCAGTCTTCTGTGCCTTGAGGATGTGGAGTTTGTTGATCATCTTTTTATTCACTGCACCTTTTCCTAGGTGTTTGGTCTGGTATTTTTATCCATTTGAAGGTTTCTTGGGTTATGCCTAGATCTATGAGAGCCTCTTCCAATATGGACCCAATGGTGGAGGGGGACGATTTGGTAAAGCCAGATGGAGGGTCATCCATTTAGCTGTTCTCTGGGTCATTTGGATTCTGTAAGTTTATTTTGTTCATGGGTTTCCCTGCCTTCTTAATTTGTATTCACAATTGTTTGTAGATAATCTTTTGCTTGGTTTTATTATATATTACATTGATTTCTTTATGGGGTTTGtgttgcttttctttttcttttttaatcgcTCGCTGGATTATCTGTTCGTATTTTGTGCAGAACTCATTAGTTCCTGGAAATTTGGTTTGTTTTGATTTCCAAATCTTCCACTGGATTGTCTGCTTGGGTTTGATGGTGGTAGTTCAAGGTTAGttgtgaattccaaaggcaatGCTCTTTTATTTCTCTCTTCTATTGTTTTTCAAGGTTCTCTACTGTTCTTTTGACGTTTCACTAGGTGCGAGGTTGTCGAGCTTTGgccaaataaaaaaaagaagcaaaaatgtATTTAAGAGTTTATGTTTCTGCATTGTGGGCCTTGGCTTTTGGTAATTAATTCTAATGTGGCTTGCTTCTTTTGATTTATAATTTTGACTGGATATCCTAATGAAGTGTCTGCCTTTTCATCTATCAAGCTTTTTTGTTGGTTGTATAATTTATATTGGAGAATGTACTTGTTTCTTTTCATAGCGTATCTTCTAACTTGTTCAATTGGATCCCTGACAGGACATCAGAACTCATGTTTGAAAAATACAAAGTCCCTGCATTATTTTTAGCCAAGAATGCTGTACACTCTCTGTCCATCTCTTGATTGCATATCTGAATTGAAGTGACACTAGTACAATTGAAAACCCTATCATGGGTTATGTTGCATTCCTCATTCCACTTTCACCAGACCATTATATTTTTTGGTTGTCTGGGGAATTGatagttttatttttctttgccaGGTTCTAACGTCTTTTGCATCTCGTCGTGCTACCTCTTTGGTTGTTGATAGGTGAAAGTTCTTATACTTGCTTAAAATTTTCACTGCTTTCTTCAATTTTGCTTTAGCAATTTATATTGGTTTTTTACTTggattcttgcatatttaggtGTGTTTTAGTTTGAATTAGCATCTTCCTCCATCATGTTGCATATTCTGCACTTGCTAGGATGATACAAATTTTGTTTTGTTTGATTGCTTCTAGCCTTGTACAGAATATTACTCCTGTTCTTTTGTGGCCAAATTTAGAACATAATTCAGAGCATTTCATTTTGTGGAATATATTCATACTTCATCATCAAGGTTAATATTCCCTTGGAAGTTATTGCTAAATACAAACAAGGAATGATAActttttttgtgggccatacaCTATTGGGCTCACCATTCAAAAATGGATGATTTGGTTCATGGTGAGATTTGTATGTGTTTGAACTTAGTGCAACACTGTAATTAAACCTGTGCATGCATTGTAGGTCAGATGAAATCCCTGTAATATATTTTGATGACCCTTagttttgcttttttattttttagtgggCATTACTTTTGCATTTGCCATATGTCGATGATGACTTCATAGACCTGTTCCAAATGCGGAGATGATCGGAACAAAGAACATCTAAGGTGCTGAgacttttttttaaataattatttcccATATGTGAATGAATTGGGGATCTGTGCTATCTATactctcctttttttatgcaTGCACTTTTTTTTAGATTAGTTATCATGGTTTGGCTTATTGTATTAGCCTGGTACAACCATTTTTGAATGGTCTGGTGCTGCGAAACAGATTTGCAAACCTTGTCAGCTATTGTGTATTGGAGTTGCAATAGTTTTTGTGAATATCACAGTTTCTTTTGTGTATTCTTTTGGCTGCTTAAATGGTTCCACTCTTGCAGCTATtcattgaagtgaagcaaaaaAGAAAGCTCCCCTCGCTATCCAATTCAGCGTTTTATGTTGTATTTGGACGTTGGGAAGCAAcacataaaaatattattttttaaaacctaaattttctttatttagctGATAATAGGATCTTCTATTTACTTTTTTAGTCCATCCTTCCAGAGGTTTACAGTGAGGACTTCCAAAACAATAGAAGACATTTCTAACTAGGGTAATGCAGAATGTTATTTTCACCATCTCCAATGTGTTTGTGTAGTGATACATTCTCATCTAGAGTCTTAACAAGAGTTCTTGCTGGCTGCAGCTCTAAAGAAAAAATAAGAATTAACTGAGCAGTTGAAGGATTTATCTAGGAACATTGAGGTAAATAAGGACTGTCCCTTCCCATTTTTTCCCTGAAGAATGATATGTTACTTCCAAGACTAAGTTATTGGTATACTATAtttttcaatttgtacaagtgggactgTGCTTTAGTTACATTGGATTGATGGATCTTGGGACACAGATGCAACAACCAAGTGGCTGTCCACCCTCCTAATTGGGCGAACTGAGAAACTCTTATGCTCTTAGGAAATTAAGGGCCCAGCTGAAGGATAACTTGATCCCctattttggatttagatatgGTAGTTTCTTTTGAAGTGATTTgttaaattaattattttaaagAGATTTTTTCTCGATTTTGGAGATGATGAGTACCTTATGTATTTTGCCAGCATCGATTCATGATCAATATGTCTTCAGCTTCTACCCAGATGATAGACTCTgtaatggatttgaggaagcacTGATGCGGTAGAGAGAAATAGTTCCCCATCTGCGACTGGCTGGTTGTTATTCACTCTTTGTTGCTTTATTCTTGTTTTAGGATTTTCCGATAAGCTAGTCAGTGATATAACTTGTGattttattgtttatttagaaatgtgaatgtgggatgcattgAATGATTTGAttactatttgtaataaatgcatcagttttttttttttaatttttttattttactgattgcattttatttactattctgatcagcattaagcttagatgagttatcaatcacagcaggttcttgttatggaaacaggcaccattattataatatttttttaaaaaatagctacAGATTTTAGACGTAGCTATTGTTCTGAAAACCATAGCTATTATTAGTAGCTATAGGTACATTTCGCTATAAAAATTATAGCTACGACATTTATTTgtagctattgatatctattgTTACGGATTCAATCTGTAGGCATAGATACATTTCTCTACtgaaattatagctacggcttttgttCGTAGTGATTGATATCTattgctatagatataatccgtagccataggtttttgacctttagctaccccaccaatagcaaCGGACATGCTACGAACTAGATCCGTAGAAAAaggtctttagctacggtttCTGGCCTTAGCCTTTCCCCGTTTTTCTTGTAGGGAaggtaatgtcgaaagatataaagccagacttattGCCTAGGGTTTTAActaacgtgagggcattgactttaaggagactttctcaccagtatctaagaaagactcattcaggattataatggctcttgtagctcatatggacttagagttacatcagatggattaaagattgcatttctcaatggggatatGAATGATAATGTATACATGTTAcaacccgaaggttttgtagctgatggcttagaacatttggtttgtaaaTTAAAGAAAgccatttatgggttgaaacatgCATCACGACAGTGATACCTAAAGTTTTATGAAGTAATATCCTCGTATGGTTttatagaaaacactgcagatgaatgtatctacattcaaatcagtgggagtaagttcgttatgatgattttatatgttgatgacattctattgGTTAGCTGTGAtatcaggatgttgagcgacactaagaaattcttatctcaaagatttgaaatgaaagatcttggtgacgcctcttatgtcatcggcattgagattcgccgtgacagatcGCTTGGACTACTTAGCCTGTCACTGAGGGCCTATATTACCAggatactcgaaaggtatggcatgtaaAATTGTGCTTCCAAACAATCGCCCATTATGAAGGGCGATAAATTTGGCCTATTTTAATGTtcaaagaatgatttggaaaagaatcgaatgaaagaaatTTTGTACACATCAGTAGtaaggagcatcatgtatgctcaaggcTGTACACGACCGGATATTACTTTTATTGTTGGAATGTTGGAGAGATACCTATCTAAtacaggaatgcaacattggatagctgcaaagaaagtattacggtatatACAAAGAACAAAGGACTTCAGACTAAtatacagaagatctgatcaaTTGGAGTTGATTAGATACTCAGGCATAGATTTTGCTGGCTGTGTTGACACTAAGAAGCCCacctcaggatacatcttcatgatggttggagGAGTTGTGTCTTGGAAAAGCATGAAACAGTCTACCATAGCCTTGTCTACCATGGAAGCTGAATTCATTGCCTTTcacgaggcatctaatcaggcattatggttacagagtttATTCTTAGggttgcgggtactggagcatgtCCTGAAACCACGAAGAATATTTTGCAATAATTcagctgctatttccttctctagtaacaacaagaaTTCATCAAGATCGAAGCATATCGACATTAAATATCTTATTGTAAAGGACAAAGTTCAGAATCATCACGTGTACGTGGAATTCAtcagcactaagcagatgattgcagatccactcactaaagggctccttaTCATGCCATTTTAGGAGCATGTGACATCCATAGGAGTCATCGATCCCACatatgttttcagttagtggaaGTTGAGCATACTTTAATTTTCACAGAATTTAGAGACTCATTTTATATagttttgatgattttgatataaagatttatttctatttctctatatat containing:
- the LOC131238980 gene encoding secreted RxLR effector protein 161-like; translation: MQHWIAAKKVLRYIQRTKDFRLIYRRSDQLELIRYSGIDFAGCVDTKKPTSGYIFMMVGGVVSWKSMKQSTIALSTMEAEFIAFHEASNQALWLQSLFLGLRVLEHVLKPRRIFCNNSAAISFSSNNKNSSRSKHIDIKYLIVKDKVQNHHVYVEFISTKQMIADPLTKGLLIMPF